One segment of Tetrapisispora phaffii CBS 4417 chromosome 1, complete genome DNA contains the following:
- the RLM1 gene encoding Rlm1p (similar to Saccharomyces cerevisiae SMP1 (YBR182C) and RLM1 (YPL089C); ancestral locus Anc_8.566), translated as MGRRKIDIQPIVQDRNRSVTFIKRKAGLLKKAYELSVLCQVDVSLIILGTNKTLYEFKSMNDIDDFLTFYKENKSNETLNHSVKTPLDYDGEYRKNNVYEAIRKNESSISNKKSRKPYTRKSKVKVESVNESDNTGHSNNTKSETKSENSSEEYFDEDDDEEEEEVRVIKSEFEDPANNDTVMYQENENEQVHRYKRSLTVDTDNEEKKRAKRDKVKSMSHKFQSLYHQTTNPQNNILKDISNSRTSLSLNLGTENDNIRVMPSSNIDRFSSAPALPNLPLLSKPNISNSRLNYVPNTDNNLPTRRPILRVHIPNDNTTNNTATGNTLLVNSNVRVSTPLTANNNGRPLSSTSSNSSVTASHSQAKSYKTTDEDTRNKSAGQTPTQGNQNILSNGSLMFDKNDMQKVGYKSPMTANFGLHSVFSSFPSAQPYVATPLQSFNVNNKNPSNASQNTYTQYFQKQIQQQVQAGKHQPNGQMKLNSPVIADSPNIVNNGPLTGSLPSKFAHDLIFASPSTSSPMFRDWNIKQEYSPATAAPIDNNTLPHNEQINSNATNMSSEIPASAFPENSGLTPYITSKLPPSATGKYFNFSNEASNDDTKIMNNINKLSAQQRSEDDLNSSLISNNINGPQNNENQN; from the coding sequence ATGGGAAGACGTAAGATCGACATCCAGCCAATAGTGCAGGATAGAAATAGATCGGTTACATTTATTAAGAGGAAAGCCGGGTTGCTGAAAAAAGCTTATGAGTTGAGTGTTCTATGTCAAGTCGATGTTTCATTGATTATTCTAGGGACAAATAAGACCCtttatgaatttaaatCGATgaatgatattgatgattttCTAACCTTctataaagaaaataaatcaaatgaaactttaaatCATTCAGTTAAAACTCCACTCGACTATGATGGGGAATATAGAAAAAACAATGTTTATGAAGCTATTAGGAAAAACGAAAGTAgcatttcaaataaaaaatctaGGAAACCTTACACAAGGAAATCTAAGGTCAAAGTTGAATCAGTCAACGAAAGTGATAACACTGGGCATAGTAACAATACAAAATCAGAAACTAAATCCGAGAATAGTAGCGAGGAATATTTTGACGaggatgatgatgaagaggaagaagaagtcAGAGTCATCAAAAGTGAATTTGAAGATCCTGCAAATAATGATACTGTGATGTATCaggaaaatgaaaatgaacaagTTCATCGATATAAAAGGAGTTTAACGGTGGATACAGACAATgaagagaagaaaagaGCCAAAAGGGATAAAGTCAAATCTATGTCACATAAATTCCAAAGTTTATACCATCAAACAACAAATCctcaaaataatatactgaaagatatttcaaattctcGGACAAGCTTATCTTTAAATCTTGGAACTGAGAATGACAATATTAGGGTCATGCCTTCATCTAATATTGATAGATTTTCAAGTGCACCAGCTTTGCCTAATTTACCATTACTCAGTAAACCAAATATAAGCAATTCAAGACTAAATTATGTGCCTAATACGGATAATAACTTGCCAACAAGAAGACCAATTCTTAGAGTTCATATTCCAAATGATAATACAACTAATAACACAGCCACCGGAAATACCTTATTGGTTAATTCAAATGTAAGAGTATCTACTCCCCTAACagcaaataataatggGCGACCCCTCTCTTCTACCTCATCCAATTCCAGTGTAACGGCATCACACTCGCAAGCAAAGTCATACAAAACGACAGATGAGGACACAAGAAACAAATCAGCTGGTCAAACACCAACTCAAGGAAACCAAAACATTCTCTCTAATGGATCACTAATGTTcgataaaaatgatatgCAAAAGGTAGGTTATAAATCTCCTATGACTGCAAATTTTGGGTTACATTCCGTATTCTCCTCATTTCCTTCTGCCCAACCATATGTTGCAACTCCTTTACAAAGTTTCAATGTGAATAATAAGAATCCATCGAATGCATCACAAAATACATATACTCAATACTTTCAGAAGCAAATACAGCAGCAAGTACAAGCGGGAAAACATCAGCCCAATGGTcagatgaaattaaattctCCAGTTATAGCAGATTCACCAAATATTGTGAACAATGGTCCATTGACTGGCTCTCTCCCCTCCAAATTTGCTCATGATTTAATCTTTGCATCTCCAAGCACATCGTCGCCAATGTTTCGTGATTGGAATATAAAACAGGAATACTCACCAGCCACCGCTGCCCCTATTGATAACAATACACTTCCTCATAATGAACAAATCAATTCCAACGCTACAAACATGTCGAGTGAGATACCTGCTTCAGCATTCCCAGAAAATAGCGGTCTAACCCCTTATATAACTTCCAAATTACCTCCATCTGCTACAgggaaatattttaatttttcgaACGAAGCTAGCAACGATGATActaaaataatgaataacattaataaattatctgCTCAACAAAGGTCCGAAGATGATCTAAATTCATCCCTAATTTCTAACAATATAAATGGACCACAGAACAATGAAAATCAAAACTAA